The proteins below come from a single Drosophila kikkawai strain 14028-0561.14 chromosome 3R, DkikHiC1v2, whole genome shotgun sequence genomic window:
- the LOC108075760 gene encoding clotting factor B: protein MLVFERALSDEKRIRYLYKPDSGPAGFANRFPCPLISPAFSLAISSSSPGTASGQSPESINGAVPQSGERSGERRADCIPASVLVRPPSATVLERAMAIRFLTLLLGLCLLSVEALEVPSHNCESYFSYYRRGNGEYYGLFTAPRAGINSFSWEVMFNAHGTGQAHTVSSLKPYPSKDEAFENIHNGERGQVFVDFQDFGNELPKLIRLELNDQVLCSNAEYDAPSSTMTRRQSMSTTSPIRQKYEPGPAIIQKSVPNTTPYPQSNPFLPQPAKPKLQPEITPHVQDTDYSECGVEGFAAAVFGGELVTRGQYPWLAALYEGGSTVSYKCVVSVISKKTVITAAHCIHGKNSSKLWVYLGRHDRFENPESHANLVAVSDVLTAPLYNGNPLPDSDVGLLVLKQVTEYTRYIQPLCLWSSGMRVPANEGDTGSVAGWGYDETGVKTRFPKAVSVQLVPRDTCLKKMKKAQDFITRKTVCAGNTRSHGPCFGDSGSALMVLRNNRWVMRGIVSLSPSKGGSCDLSQYVIYCDISMHLDWIQQNMVY, encoded by the exons ATGCTTGTGTTCGAAAGAGCGCTTTCCGATGAGAAGAGAATTCGCTATCTGTATAAACCAGATTCTGGCCCGGCTGGGTTTGCCAATCGATTCCCCTGCCCGCTGATAAGCCCAGCGTTTTCTCTCGCGATCAGCAGCAGCTCACCTGGAACAGCGAGCGGGCAAAGCCCGGAATCTATCAATGGGGCTGTTCCGCAATCTGGCGAGAGATCAGGCGAGCGTCGAGCCGACTGCATTCCGGCCTCAGTTCTCGTTCGGCCTCCATCAGCAACGGTGCTAGAACGCGCAATGGCTATCCGTTTCTTGACCTTGCTTCTCGGCCTTTGTCTCCTCAGTGTGGAGGCGCTGGAGGTACCTAGTCACAACTGTGAGAGCTACTTCTCTTACTACCGCCGCGGCAACGGGGAGTATTATGGACTCTTCACGGCCCCGCGAGCCGGAATCAACAGCTTTTCCTGGGAGGTCATGTTTAATGCCCATGGAACGGGGCAG GCACACACTGTCAGCAGCCTGAAGCCCTATCCCAGCAAGGATGAGGCCTTCGAGAACATACACAATGGGGAGCGGGGTCAGGTGTTTGTGGACTTCCAGGACTTTGGCAACGAGCTGCCCAAGTTAATCCGATTGGAGCTCAACGATCAGGTGCTTTGCTCCAACGCAGAGT ATGATGCCCCCTCGAGCACGATGACCCGACGCCAGTCCATGTCCACCACCTCGCCCATACGCCAGAAGTATGAGCCAGGGCCAGCAATAATCCAGAAGTCGGTGCCAAATACAACGCCATACCCCCAGTCGAATCCCTTCTTGCCCCAGCCTGCGAAACCCAAGCTCCAGCCTGAAATTACTCCCCACGTCCAAGATACCGATTACAGCGAGTGCGGCGTGGAGGGCTTTGCGGCAGCCGTGTTCGGGGGCGAACTTGTTACCCGAGGACAATACCCCTGGCTGGCGGCACTCTACGAAGGCGGCTCTACGGTCAGCTACAAATGTGTGGTGTCCGTCATCTCCAAAAAGACCGTGATCACGGCAGCCCACTGCATCCACGGCAAGAACTCCAGCAAGCTGTGGGTGTACCTGGGTCGGCACGACCGCTTCGAGAACCCGGAGAGCCACGCCAACTTGGTGGCTGTGTCAGATGTGCTCACTGCCCCACTATACAACGGCAATCCCCTCCCAGACTCGGATGTGGGTCTGCTGGTGCTGAAGCAGGTGACGGAGTACACCAGGTATATCCAACCTCTCTGCCTGTGGAGCTCCGGGATGCGGGTGCCGGCAAACGAGGGTGACACTGGATCGGTGGCCGGTTGGGGATACGATGAGACCGGTGTAAAGACACGCTTCCCTAAGGCGGTGAGTGTGCAGCTGGTGCCAAGGGACACGTGCCTGAAGAAGATGAAAAAGGCCCAGGACTTTATCACGCGAAAGACGGTCTGTGCTGGGAACACGAGGTCGCACGGTCCCTGCTTCGGTGACTCTGGATCAGCGTTAATGGTCCTGCGGAATAATCGTTGGGTCATGCGGGGCATCGTTTCCCTATCGCCGAGTAAGGGAGGAAGCTGCGATCTCAGCCAGTATGTCATCTATTGCGATATTTCCATGCATCTCGACTGGATACAGCAGAACATGGTATATTAG
- the LOC108075705 gene encoding enteropeptidase: protein MRRPQLLVVTALPLLLAFLLVSPALGQLPPNACFLNFVYRGYQGQFIGLVSVRLDPVQEYHDIHLEFSQPGYHNFSQNVGNIVLADGTDTSVSNVLREKPVLYRVDFPLPRSPPKITSIEMNGEELCSGLKYPKPRTGITMTHTLIMPNPNRQPSQARTTFTGDWERNYPTRTPTPPSQPSAHKNDDWEWMGSPSNVSLTLNDTLFGPGRDFQPSLGSSLSRPNQPAAPLPGRPQSRQPSERWITTTSPPEVHNRETLVSQQAPTRSASIQCGRERATTTPLVFQGTRLQRGQMPWLVGMFERRESNGPIFFCGGSLIGASTVLSAAHCFRIPGFRDLPASSTAVSLGRNSLNLLSDGEFRRVAQLLIHDKYKYEQYTEADLALVRLETPVPLNDYIVPICLWSTANRMDLPQGEKTYVAGWGPDESGTGNSDIAKLADMNIVSEANCHRQLPPGPLFQPSTLCAQKAGTGPCSTDGGGPLMLREGGVFVLRGVIAGGVVDMERNTCDLARPSVFTDVAKHIDWVRRNMWD, encoded by the exons ATGCGGCGACCTCAGCTGTTGGTGGTGACGGCTCTTCCCCTGCTTCTGGCGTTTCTCCTGGTCTCTCCAGCCTTGGGTCAGTTGCCTCCGAATGCCTGTTTCTTGAATTTTGTGTACCGGGGCTATCAAGGCCAGTTCATTGGTCTGGTTTCAGTGCGTCTCGATCCGGTGCAGGAATACCACGATATCCATCTAGAGTTCTCGCAGCCGGGATATCATAATTTT TCGCAAAATGTTGGGAATATAGTCCTGGCGGATGGCACGGACACATCCGTTAGCAATGTGCTGCGGGAAAAGCCGGTGCTTTACCGCGTAGACTTTCCACTCCCGAGATCACCGCCAAAGATCACCAGCATTGAAATGAATGGCGAGGAGCTTTGCAGTGGTTTAAAGT ATCCCAAGCCAAGAACGGGCATAACCATGACGCACacgctaataatgcctaaCCCCAACCGGCAACCCTCCCAAGCACGTACCACTTTTACTGGTGACTGGGAACGGAACTACCCGACCAGGACCCCCACACCACCCTCCCAACCGTCTGCCCATAAAAACGATGACTGGGAATGGATGGGAAGCCCGAGCAACGTGTCCCTGACCCTTAATGATACCCTCTTCGGACCTGGTAGAGACTTCCAACCTAGTCTAGGCAGTAGCCTGTCCAGGCCCAATCAGCCGGCGGCTCCACTTCCAGGCAGACCTCAAAGCAGACAGCCGTCGGAGCGCTggataacaacaacaagtccCCCCGAAGTCCATAACCGAGAGACCCTGGTCTCACAGCAAGCTCCAACCAGAAGCGCGTCCATCCAGTGCGGCCGGGAACGGGCCACCACCACGCCGCTGGTCTTTCAGGGAACGCGTCTGCAGCGAGGCCAGATGCCATGGCTGGTGGGAATGTTCGAGCGGCGGGAGAGCAACGGACCAATCTTCTTTTGCGGCGGCTCCTTGATTGGCGCCTCCACGGTGCTGTCAGCGGCCCACTGCTTCCGCATTCCGGGCTTCCGGGATCTGCCCGCCAGCAGCACGGCCGTTTCGCTGGGCCGGAATAGCCTGAACCTGCTCTCGGATGGCGAGTTCCGCAGAGTTGCCCAGCTGCTAATCCACGACAAGTACAAATACGAGCAGTATACGGAGGCGGATCTCGCACTGGTGAGACTGGAGACACCTGTGCC CCTTAACGACTATATAGTACCCATCTGCCTGTGGAGCACCGCCAACAGGATGGACTTGCCCCAGGGCGAGAAGACTTACGTGGCGGGATGGGGTCCGGATGAGTCTGGTACGGGAAACTCGGACATTGCCAAGCTGGCCGATATGAACATTGTGTCCGAGGCCAACTGCCACCGGCAGCTGCCACCCGGTCCTCTGTTCCAACCGAGCACGCTCTGTGCCCAGAAGGCGGGCACCGGACCCTGCAGCACCGACGGCGGCGGCCCCCTGATGCTCCGCGAGGGCGGCGTTTTCGTGCTGCGCGGCGTCATTGCCGGGGGAGTAGTCGACATGGAGAGAAACACCTGCGACCTGGCCAGGCCCTCTGTCTTCACCGATGTGGCCAAGCACATCGACTGGGTGCGCCGGAACATGTGGGACTGA
- the LOC108075706 gene encoding brain-specific serine protease 4 — protein sequence MGCASAMRRYFCFLVTLILSFCCGFGQDLPPVACPDNFEYRKIDHQITGRVSVVLDGSKANLVQVEFSQPDVSADGDPGEIKLMGNEATVMHQLQNNEKVNFLIKFPLPDVVPKLTGIVVNGETICQASPYDPPSLQIFLTHTVSTIIPLAAQPLPRPQGIPVFDSPRLLPAVTPPPLLPPTQQPRPQPLPQLTQPMTSTNPPTIRRVNNAPQTIGQLRTVCGREKPIQTAFIHFGEVVQQGQFPWMVALLERIGNEYSFTCGGTLISARTVISAAHCFRFGSKSLSAARTVVSLGRNSLDIFSPGDLKGVSELVLHHQYDVNTHTDADLALLQLTNQVQFTDYIKPICLWNDNYLLDLPSGHKSYVAGWGEDEHGNKNTRLAKMTSTDIITQTECRGNLTFENVRFVTSNTICASNAKASGPCSGDSGGGLMLEEQDIWMLRGVVSSGQKTSKGCDLTKPVIYTDVARHIDWLLKTMWF from the exons atggGCTGTGCTAGCGCCATGCGCCGATATTTCTGCTTCCTGGTCACTCTCATTCTGTCGTTCTGCTGTGGCTTCGGCCAAGACCTGCCACCTGTGGCCTGTCCTGACAACTTTGAATACCGGAAGATCGACCATCAGATCACAGGACGGGTGTCCGTGGTCCTAGACGGCTCCAAGGCGAATCTCGTGCAGGTTGAGTTCTCCCAGCCGGATGTTAGCGCCGAT GGAGACCCGGGAGAAATTAAGTTAATGGGGAACGAGGCCACTGTGATGCATCAACTGCAAAACAACGAGAAAGTCAACTTCCTAATCAAATTTCCCCTGCCGGACGTGGTGCCCAAACTTACAGGGATTGTCGTCAACGGAGAAACCATTTGCCAGGCTTCACCGT ATGATCCACCTAGCCTACAGATCTTCTTGACGCACACGGTGAGCACAATCATTCCGCTTGCCGCTCAACCCCTTCCAAGGCCCCAGGGGATACCAGTTTTCGATAGTCCTCGGCTGCTCCCAGCTGTCACGCCGCCCCCTCTGTTGCCGCCTACCCAGCAGCCGCGTCCCCAGCCTCTGCCACAGCTCACGCAGCCTATGACATCAACCAACCCACCGACGATCCGCCGGGTAAATAATGCTCCCCAAACCATTGGCCAGCTGAGAACGGTCTGCGGGCGAGAGAAGCCCATCCAAACGGCCTTCATCCACTTTGGCGAGGTGGTGCAGCAGGGTCAGTTCCCCTGGATGGTGGCCCTGTTGGAGCGCATCGGGAATGAGTACAGCTTCACCTGCGGCGGTACCCTGATCTCGGCCAGAACGGTGATATCGGCGGCGCATTGCTTCCGCTTCGGGAGCAAGAGTCTGTCAGCAGCTCGCACCGTGGTCTCCCTGGGTCGGAATAGCCTGGACATATTCTCGCCCGGGGATTTGAAAGGAGTATCTGAGCTGGTGCTGCACCACCAATACGATGTCAACACCCATACGGACGCGGACTTGGCGCTGCTGCAGCTGACTAACCAAGTTCA ATTTACGGATTACATTAAACCCATCTGTTTGTGGAACGATAATTACCTGCTGGACCTTCCCTCAGGTCACAAATCGTATGTGGCTGGCTGGGGCGAGGACGAGCATGGCAACAAGAACACGCGGCTGGCCAAGATGACGAGCACGGACATCATCACGCAGACAGAGTGCCGGGGCAACCTCACCTTCGAGAACGTGCGCTTCGTCACCTCGAACACCATCTGCGCCAGCAATGCCAAGGCTTCTGGTCCCTGCAGCGGCGACTCCGGCGGAGGCCTAATGCTGGAGGAGCAGGATATATGGATGCTTCGCGGAGTGGTTTCCTCTGGACAGAAGACGAGCAAGGGATGCGACCTGACAAAGCCGGTGATCTACACGGACGTGGCCAGGCACATTGACTGGCTACTGAAGACCATGTGGTTCTGA
- the LOC108075699 gene encoding uncharacterized protein — translation MRLITSLLICLGLSLGSAVNLLIPRHNCGDYFTYSTEEGGRRGYIGIFTAPKTGVYHITWAAAFVCHGNRNLHMESMMPYPSREGAARNIYNGQRAQAFVRFVNITTELPKLVHLEVNGETLCQNSGYDSPSTRATVRFNMNIFVIREKKPCAQNATAIST, via the exons ATGCGTTTAATCACCTCGCTGCTGATCTGCCTCGGCCTTTCTCTGGGCTCAGCTGTGAATTTGCTCATTCCAAGGCACAATTGTGGAGATTACTTCACATATTCCACGGAGGAAGGAGGAAGAAGGGGCTACATAGGAATTTTCACAGCTCCCAAGACCGGTGTTTATCATATAACCTGGGCAGCGGCTTTCGTTTGCCATGGAAACCGTAAT CTACACATGGAGTCTATGATGCCGTATCCCAGCAGGGAGGGAGCAGCCAGAAACATTTATAATGGCCAGAGGGCACAGGCTTTTGTGCGTTTCGTGAATATCACCACGGAACTGCCCAAGCTGGTACATTTGGAGGTAAATGGGGAGACGCTCTGCCAAAATTCGGGAT ACGACTCTCCATCGACAAGAGCTACTGTGAGATttaatatgaatatatttgtGATAAGGGAAAAGAAACCTTGTGCTCAGAATGCAACCGCAATCTCTAcataa
- the LOC108075698 gene encoding uncharacterized protein, whose protein sequence is MTKPYLICGLELLLLLVSVSGIVLPEHNCSDYFTYGIEDGNYIGLFTAPKAGLHRISWNVTFLWHGSITENPVASLEHYPNRMEAIHNINSGRRAQLIARFKNISEELPKLVDLQINNETLCSNPGWGFKVTSTRGIGATKLITHIDNSRREVIPVLPTIVPRRRVKF, encoded by the exons ATGACGAAACCCTATCTGATCTGCGGtttggagctgctgctgctgttggtctCAGTTTCTGGCATCGTTTTGCCAGAGCACAATTGCTCTGATTATTTCACATACGGCATCGAAGATGGGAATTATATCGGCCTTTTTACCGCTCCCAAGGCTGGCCTCCATAGGATCTCCTGGAATGTAACCTTCTTGTGGCATGGCTCGATTACCGAAAATCCTGTAGCCTCGTTAGAGCATTATCCCAACCGGATGGAGGCCATACATAATATTAACAGCGGACGACGTGCCCAGCTCATAGCGCGATTTAAGAACATCTCTGAGGAGCTGCCGAAGCTCGTAGATCTCCAGATCAACAACGAAACGCTGTGCAGCAATCCGGGAT GGGGATTTAAGGTCACATCAACTCGTGGAATTGGGGCCACTAAGCTAATCACACATATTGACAACTCACGCCGCGAAGTGATTCCTGTTTTACCAACAATAGTTCCAAGAAGGAGGGTCAagttttga
- the LOC108075710 gene encoding uncharacterized protein encodes MAAAMSDHRVKCHELQTESFKDSRTLDGSFFDGLWPLILDNNRCRIIASKPEEHFVPQEPFPRLKWHAYLAQVGYPGYDPPHEVRCGAKEPEEECLAAQEVEAQTDYMCHGSQAILPIDQQVDQLRMQQERRQRLAYQFANRRFPWTMQTPSHELGFTISAELKEKFKGNPMELQLLQAIHDHECHLMIIDLGTEVEIQDCRRWVKFRPYVQLLALCHTARMERSLQQLNVFHTLCVEESVENSWHDELQCSLRTGYTHALKMKLLKACGESLAFVFSRFRGICTCDQFKVIRRT; translated from the coding sequence ATGGCCGCCGCCATGAGCGATCATCGTGTGAAATGCCATGAGCTCCAGACCGAGTCGTTCAAGGACAGCCGCACCCTGGATGGCTCCTTCTTCGACGGCCTGTGGCCGCTGATCCTGGACAACAATCGCTGTCGTATTATTGCCAGTAAGCCGGAGGAGCATTTCGTGCCCCAAGAGCCCTTTCCCCGCTTAAAGTGGCACGCCTACCTGGCCCAGGTGGGCTATCCTGGCTATGATCCTCCGCACGAGGTGCGTTGCGGCGCTAAGGAACCGGAGGAGGAGTGCCTGGCTGCCCAGGAGGTGGAAGCTCAGACAGACTACATGTGCCATGGTTCCCAGGCCATACTGCCCATCGACCAGCAGGTGGACCAGTTAAGGATGCAGCAGGAGCGCCGCCAGAGGCTGGCCTATCAGTTCGCCAATCGGCGCTTTCCCTGGACCATGCAGACCCCCAGCCATGAGCTGGGCTTCACTATCAGCGCGGAGCTAAAGGAGAAGTTCAAGGGGAATCCTATGGAGCTGCAGTTGCTGCAGGCCATCCATGACCACGAGTGCCACCTGATGATAATCGACCTGGGCACCGAGGTGGAGATCCAGGACTGCCGGCGTTGGGTCAAGTTCCGGCCCTACGTCCAGCTTTTGGCCCTGTGCCACACTGCGCGTATGGAGCGCTCGCTACAGCAGCTCAATGTCTTCCATACGCTCTGCGTGGAGGAGTCTGTGGAGAACTCCTGGCACGATGAGCTGCAGTGCTCCCTGCGCACTGGCTACACCCACGCCCTCAAGATGAAGCTGCTCAAGGCGTGCGGCGAGTCGCTGGCTTTCGTCTTTTCCCGATTCCGCGGCATCTGCACCTGTGACCAATTTAAGGTGATCCGGCGGACCTAG
- the LOC108075703 gene encoding serine protease gd-like, whose amino-acid sequence MRRPQLLVVTALPLLLAFLLVSPALSQLPPNGCFPNFMYESYQGEYIGLVSVRLDPNLMNHQLHLEFSQQGYHDFSKYVGHIVMVDDDNTIRQKVQRNQPVIYRVNFPLSISPPKITRIKINGEEICSASEYPKPRTGITLVHVLTVPTQFGGIPRNWDRPVIDPPTHIINTGDWEQSFPTRTPTRQPSQPSTNNNDDWEWMGSPSNVSLTLNDTLFEPGRHFQPSPANSPSRPNQPAAPVPGRPQSRQPSAIPTTIHPEVHNRETLVSQQAPSSSATIQCGRERATTTPLVFQGTRLQRGQMPWLVGMFERRESNGPIFFCGGSLIGASTVLSAAHCFRIPGFRDLPASSTAVSLGRNSLDLLSDGEFRRVAQLLIHDKYKYEQYTEADLVLVRLETPVPLNDYIVPICLWSTANRMDLPQGEKTYVAGWGPDESGTGNSDIAKLADMNIVSEVNCHRQLPPGPLFQPSTLCAQKAGTGPCSTDGGGPLMLREGGVFVLRGVIAGGALNKERTTCDLARPSVFTDVAKHIDWVRRNMWD is encoded by the exons ATGCGGCGACCTCAGCTGTTGGTGGTGACGGCTCTTCCCCTGCTACTGGCGTTTCTCCTGGTCTCTCCGGCCTTGAGTCAGTTGCCTCCGAATGGCTGTTTCCCGAATTTTATGTACGAGAGCTATCAAGGCGAGTACATTGGCCTGGTATCAGTGCGTCTGGATCCGAACCTAATGAACCACCAGCTCCATCTGGAGTTCTCGCAGCAGGGATATCATGACTTT TCGAAATATGTTGGGCATATAGTCATGGTGGATGACGACAATACGATCAGGCAAAAAGTGCAACGGAACCAGCCAGTGATCTACCGTGTGAACTTTCCGCTTTCGATATCGCCGCCAAAGATCACCAGGATTAAAATTAATGGCGAGGAGATTTGCAGTGCTTCAGAGT ATCCCAAGCCAAGAACGGGTATAACCCTGGTGCACGTGCTGACCGTGCCGACCCAGTTTGGTGGAATTCCCCGTAATTGGGATAGACCAGTTATAGACCCCCCCACGCATATCATTAATACAGGTGACTGGGAACAGAGCTTCCCGACTAGGACCCCCACCAGGCAACCCTCCCAACCATCTACCAACAATAACGATGACTGGGAATGGATGGGAAGCCCGAGCAACGTGTCCCTGACCCTTAATGATACTCTCTTCGAACCTGGTAGACACTTCCAGCCTAGTCCAGCCAATAGCCCGTCCAGGCCCAATCAGCCGGCGGCCCCAGTTCCAGGCAGACCTCAAAGCAGACAGCCGTCAGCGATACCAACAACAATTCACCCTGAAGTCCATAACCGAGAGACCCTGGTCTCGCAGCAGGCTCCATCCAGCAGCGCGACTATCCAGTGCGGCCGGGAACGGGCCACCACCACGCCGCTGGTCTTTCAGGGAACGCGTCTGCAGCGAGGTCAGATGCCTTGGCTGGTGGGAATGTTCGAGCGGCGGGAGAGCAACGGACCAATCTTCTTTTGCGGCGGCTCCTTGATTGGCGCCTCCACGGTGCTGTCAGCGGCCCACTGCTTCCGGATTCCGGGCTTCCGGGATCTGCCCGCCAGCAGCACAGCCGTTTCGCTGGGCCGGAATAGCCTGGACCTGCTCTCGGATGGCGAGTTCCGCAGAGTTGCCCAGCTGCTAATCCACGACAAGTACAAATACGAGCAGTATACGGAGGCGGATCTCGTCCTGGTGAGACTGGAGACACCTGTGCC CCTTAACGACTATATAGTACCCATCTGCCTGTGGAGCACCGCCAACAGGATGGACTTGCCCCAGGGCGAGAAGACTTACGTGGCGGGATGGGGTCCGGATGAGTCTGGTACGGGAAACTCGGACATTGCCAAGCTGGCCGATATGAACATTGTGTCCGAGGTCAACTGCCACCGGCAGCTGCCACCCGGTCCTCTGTTCCAACCGAGCACGCTCTGTGCCCAGAAGGCGGGCACCGGACCCTGCAGCACCGACGGCGGCGGCCCCCTGATGCTCCGAGAGGGCGGCGTTTTCGTGCTGCGCGGCGTCATTGCCGGCGGAGCGCTGAACAAGGAGAGAACCACCTGCGACCTGGCCAGGCCCTCTGTCTTCACTGATGTGGCCAAGCACATCGACTGGGTGCGCCGGAACATGTGGGACTGA
- the Sp212 gene encoding proclotting enzyme: MSFPAWALLFVSLIALASGQLLPENTCPQYFQYVNDAFSGLQGEVTLPGLTRGRNRIDLRLTQRGDHDASAVGGLSPYPDENTARSGDGPSRFRLHLRPDPTTGLLPKLSRLFYNDQLLCSASEYGPPNSFFNRFYEIQISGSLAPLPTSSSGFTPFPRDGFDVDIQSIFFPSNGGSSNDVWSSFTGTRRLPTQVFWQTPVNNIPASRRPVTAATAPAPPPPLEPVASIPSAAPSPPSPPTVAAPSATPPAAPPSVRFNPRPPSAGEICGEEGSTTPFIHNGQEFPRGRYPWLTAIFHKTPSLEFKCGGSLLSASIVITAAHCVHKMSETRVVIGLGRYDLLDYAEDGAEMRNVRKMVWHPEYNTRVLSDADIALVTMVRPVVFNDIIGPICLWTAEASTTVATYGSIAGWGTDEAGNLPTKYPRVVEARIASATDCASTWRATAVTDRTLCAGNMDGSGPCLGDSGGGLMVRRGSRWMLRGIVSSGERDPSGSCKLTQYVLYCDLAKHLEWIYDNIG, from the exons ATGTCATTTCCGGCGTGGGCACTACTCTTCGTCTCGCTGATCGCCTTGGCCAGTGGCCAGCTGCTGCCGGAGAACACCTGCCCGCAGTACTTCCAGTATGTGAATGATGCCTTCAGTGGCCTCCAGGGCGAGGTGACGCTGCCGGGCTTGACGCGGGGTCGCAACCGCATCGATCTGCGCCTCACGCAGCGGGGTGATCATGAT GCCTCCGCCGTGGGCGGTCTAAGCCCCTACCCGGATGAGAACACGGCTCGGTCTGGCGACGGACCCTCCCGATTCCGGCTCCACCTGAGACCGGACCCCACCACTGGCCTGCTGCCCAAGCTGTCACGTCTCTTCTACAACGACCAGCTGCTCTGCTCGGCCAGCGAAT ATGGTCCCCCGAATAGTTTCTTCAATAGATTCTACGAGATCCAGATCAGTGGATCGCTGGCTCCTCTGCCCACCAGTTCTTCGGGATTCACTCCCTTTCCCAGAGATGGCTTCGATGTGGATATACAGAGCATATTCTTCCCTTCcaacggcggcagcagcaatgATGTCTGGTCCAGCTTCACTGGCACTAGGAGGCTACCAACGCAGGTGTTTTGGCAGACGCCAGTGAACAACATTCCAGCCAGCAGGAGACCAGTAACAGCGGCCACGGCACCGGCACCCCCACCACCACTAGAGCCAGTGGCCAGCATTCCAAGTGCTGCTCCGTCGccaccttctccgcccactgtggctgctccttctgccaCTCCTCCTGCGGCTCCTCCATCGGTTCGCTTCAATCCCCGACCGCCCTCGGCAGGTGAGATCTGCGGAGAGGAGGGCAGCACTACTCCATTCATTCACAATGGCCAGGAGTTTCCACGCGGGCGTTATCCCTGGCTGACGGCCATCTTCCACAAGACCCCGTCGCTGGAATTTAAGTGCGGCGGTTCCCTGCTTTCGGCCAGCATCGTCATCACCGCCGCTCACTGTGTCCACAAGATGTCCGAGACGCGGGTGGTCATTGGCCTGGGACGGTATGATCTGCTGGACTACGCCGAGGATGGAGCGGAGATGCGGAATGTGCGCAAGATGGTCTGGCATCCGGAGTATAATACACGGGTGCTTTCCGATGCGGACATTGCCTTGGTCACCATGGTGCGGCCAGTTGT GTTCAACGACATCATTGGACCCATTTGCCTGTGGACGGCGGAGGCAAGCACCACGGTGGCCACTTACGGCAGCATCGCCGGCTGGGGCACCGACGAGGCGGGCAACCTGCCCACCAAGTACCCCCGGGTTGTGGAGGCTCGCATTGCCAGCGCCACGGACTGTGCTAGCACGTGGCGGGCGACGGCTGTCACGGATCGAACGCTGTGTGCCGGCAACATGGATGGATCAGGGCCATGTCTGGGCGACTCTGGCGGCGGACTGATGGTGCGCCGCGGCAGCCGGTGGATGCTGCGCGGTATAGTGTCCTCCGGGGAGCGTGATCCCTCCGGCTCCTGCAAGCTAACCCAGTATGTGCTGTACTGCGACCTGGCCAAGCATCTCGAGTGGATTTATGACAATATCGGATAG
- the LOC108075709 gene encoding uncharacterized protein — translation MLRSMWLLLLLALGGTNAKEPKHITFESGNQGTAEIEPQPESESLSESGYLIIQPTSDLQNENAKAITTLREKLENSVRGILSDLPNTSKKRRRQALQEALDTLTGLSLALPKLETSLSAIGKQQKVIVRLFRHQEEWRFWAADQVRKVMESTEGLHTAEAVTVTEEVNKRYGSRLRSCAGEFIWLQIRFNLDLAKTLDSLQSPANQLIEASEGCSKLRAKKCRNAIRDALRGLMLAPQDLDERWSASCQLEKSQSTAVRCMEQALEEYTEERLLTETSLQGVIQDYRESIGDTMED, via the coding sequence ATGCTGCGGAGCATgtggctgctcctgctcctagCTCTAGGCGGTACCAATGCCAAGGAGCCTAAGCACATAACATTCGAGTCAGGAAACCAGGGAACTGCAGAAATAGAACCGCAACCGGAATCGGAATCTCTGAGCGAAAGTGGCTACCTGATAATCCAACCAACCAGTGACCTGCAGAACGAGAATGCCAAAGCGATTACCACACTTCGGGAGAAGCTTGAGAATTCCGTGAGAGGGATTCTGTCCGATCTGCCCAATACCTCCAAGAAGAGGAGAAGGCAAGCCTTGCAGGAGGCACTGGACACTCTGACTGGCCTGAGTCTGGCCCTGCCCAAACTGGAGACGAGTCTCAGCGCCATCGGAAAGCAGCAGAAGGTGATTGTCAGGCTTTTCAGGCACCAGGAGGAGTGGCGTTTTTGGGCGGCGGACCAAGTGCGGAAGGTGATGGAGTCCACGGAAGGTCTTCACACTGCGGAAGCTGTCACCGTCACCGAAGAGGTGAACAAACGCTACGGTTCTCGACTGCGAAGCTGCGCTGGGGAGTTTATTTGGCTCCAGATCCGATTTAACCTAGACCTGGCCAAGACCCTCGACAGTCTGCAGAGTCCAGCGAATCAGTTGATTGAGGCTAGCGAGGGGTGTTCCAAACTCAGGGCCAAGAAGTGCCGGAACGCAATAAGAGATGCTCTCAGAGGACTCATGCTGGCACCACAGGACCTTGATGAACGCTGGTCTGCATCCTGTCAGCTGGAGAAAAGCCAGTCCACGGCAGTTCGCTGCATGGAACAGGCCCTGGAGGAGTACACGGAGGAGCGCCTGCTTACGGAGACCTCGCTACAGGGTGTTATCCAGGACTATCGCGAGAGCATAGGGGATACAATGGAAGATTAA